A stretch of Zootoca vivipara chromosome 13, rZooViv1.1, whole genome shotgun sequence DNA encodes these proteins:
- the LOC132592933 gene encoding olfactory receptor 14A16-like codes for MNVKKQSMDNQSSFSEFLLLEFSDIRELQILHSIIFLALYLATVTGNLLIISAVAFDHHLHTPMYFFLMNLAMQDLGQVSVINPKSMLNSLMNTRYISYSGCVAQVLLFMSFMASDFFLLTVMAYDRYVAICKPLQYGMLMNRQAYIQMIIGVWISSFFYGVLHTGGTFASPFCSNVVNQFFCEIPQLLKLVCTDLYLMEVGVLVLSAVIGIGCFIFIVITYVYIFTAVLKIPSTEGRQKAFSTCLPHLIVYALFVFTAYFAYLRPPSNTSPHLDLAFTVMYSMVPPLMNPVIYSMRNREIKNALSKLLGLSHSSMKNLSSPLL; via the coding sequence TCCTGGAATTCTCAGACATTCGGGAACTACAAATTCTACATTCCATTATATTCCTGGCGTTGTATTTGGCAACTGTCACAGGGAATCTTCTCATCATCTCTGCAGTAGCCTTTGACCACCACCTGCACACACCTATGTACTTCTTCCTGATGAACTTGGCCATGCAGGACCTGGGACAAGTTTCAGTCATTAATCCCAAATCCATGCTCAATTCCCTCATGAACACCAGGTACATTTCCTACTCTGGGTGTGTGGCACAAGTACTCTTGTTCATGTCATTTATGGCATCTGATTTCTTTCTTCTCACAGTCATGGCATATGATCGGTACGTTGCCATTTGCAAACCATTACAGTATGGGATGCTGATGAATAGGCAGGCCTATATCCAAATGATTATTGGTGTATGGATCAGCAGCTTTTTCTATGGAGTGTTACACACCGGAGGTACCTTTGCATCCCCCTTTTGTTCCAATGTAGTCAATCAATTTTTTTGTGAAATCCCACAGTTACTTAAGCTGGTCTGCACTGATTTGTATCTAATGGAAGTAGGAGTTCTTGTCTTAAGTGCTGTCATTGGGATTGGCTGTTTTATCTTCATCGTTATAACCTATGTGTACATTTTCACCGCCGTGCTGAAAATCCCCTCAACTGAAGGAAGGCAAAAGGCTTTCTCAACTTGCCTCCCCCATCTCATAGTTTATGCCCTATTTGTATTTACTGCTTACTTTGCATATTTAAGGCCTCCCTCTAATACCTCACCACATCTAGATTTGGCATTTACAGTGATGTATTCCATGGTTCCACCCTTGATGAATCCAGTAATCTATAGCATGAGAAATAGGGAGATTAAAAATGCTCTGTCAAAGCTATTGGGTTTGAGTCACTCCTCTATGAAAAACCTTTCCAGTCCTCTTTTGTAA